One Dehalococcoidia bacterium genomic window, CCCTCGCCTCGGCCATCGGGTACTGGCGCTGGCGCGCTGGCCTGGACTAGCCGGAAAGGAACCAAAGATGAAAGTCCGAGACGTCATGACCACTCCTGTCGTGCAGATCAAGGAGTCCGACACGGTCCGCGCGGCCGCCGAGCTCATGGTGAAGCACCGCACCGGCGCCCTCGTGGTGGTCGATGCCAACGGCAACATCGCCGGCGTCGTCACTGACCG contains:
- a CDS encoding CBS domain-containing protein; protein product: MKVRDVMTTPVVQIKESDTVRAAAELMVKHRTGALVVVDANGNIAGVVTDRDLVTECVAPGRDPATFQVGNCVAEDYGSTQHPTTVKPDME